Proteins from a genomic interval of Acetobacterium woodii DSM 1030:
- a CDS encoding diol dehydratase small subunit, whose product MTQEQMLEQIVKQVMSSMSTAAAPAPAACGTVTKADYPIGDKRPELIFSATGKAYKELTLDKLLAGELSPEDLRIRPETLELQAQVAESVKRDAFARNLRRAAELIAVPDARLLEIYNALRPYKSTKEELLAIAAELKNQYNAPISASLVAEAAEVYYNRKRSKEFL is encoded by the coding sequence ATGACACAAGAACAAATGTTGGAACAAATCGTTAAACAAGTTATGAGTTCTATGAGTACCGCTGCAGCTCCAGCTCCAGCAGCTTGCGGAACCGTTACGAAAGCTGATTATCCAATCGGAGATAAAAGACCGGAACTGATCTTCTCCGCTACCGGAAAAGCATATAAAGAGTTAACCTTAGATAAATTATTAGCTGGTGAATTATCACCTGAAGATTTACGAATCAGACCAGAAACACTTGAGTTACAAGCTCAGGTTGCTGAATCTGTAAAACGTGATGCATTTGCTAGAAATTTAAGAAGAGCAGCCGAACTAATTGCAGTTCCGGATGCCCGTTTATTAGAAATTTACAATGCGCTTCGACCATACAAATCAACGAAAGAAGAATTATTGGCAATTGCTGCTGAACTTAAAAATCAGTACAATGCTCCAATTTCAGCTTCTTTAGTAGCAGAAGCAGCAGAAGTGTATTATAACAGAAAGCGATCAAAAGAATTCTTATAA
- a CDS encoding STAS-like domain-containing protein, whose translation MSFKKEKKERIENYILELIKNGNHEDVKQKTIYACDISPTTYYRYLKNLKDKNLIKEDKNNRYVLADVRKELFCYKNKGLYEHEIYENDIDQFIKTLPKNIQNIWYYAFTEIMNNAIEHSSANEIHVLVAETPLDIIIVISDEGIGIFNNIKSFIEETTGEEISLEDAMRQLFKGKFTTKSENHAGEGIFFTSRIMDLFMIASSGLFFSHDNYKDLEAKISDIVPNSTLLKKGTSVMMQLSKNSNKETRTIFNQFTTPDEGFFRTEIKLKNFCEHGYPVSRSQARRIFDGMNLFKEVTIDFEGVSDLGQAFCHEIFVVFQNKFPDIQIKAINANENVQGMISRIINTEKLLKKKVKN comes from the coding sequence ATGTCATTCAAGAAAGAAAAAAAAGAAAGAATAGAGAATTACATTCTGGAGTTAATTAAAAATGGGAATCATGAAGATGTTAAACAAAAAACCATATATGCTTGCGACATTTCACCGACTACATATTACCGATATTTGAAAAACTTAAAAGATAAAAATCTTATTAAAGAAGATAAAAACAATCGATATGTCCTTGCTGATGTGCGAAAGGAATTATTTTGCTATAAGAATAAAGGACTTTACGAGCATGAAATTTACGAAAATGATATCGACCAATTTATTAAAACCCTACCGAAAAACATCCAAAATATTTGGTATTATGCATTTACAGAAATAATGAATAACGCGATTGAACACTCTTCTGCAAATGAAATTCATGTTTTGGTAGCGGAAACCCCGCTGGATATAATAATTGTAATATCCGATGAGGGTATTGGCATATTTAACAACATTAAGAGTTTTATAGAAGAAACAACTGGAGAGGAAATCTCACTTGAAGATGCAATGCGGCAATTGTTTAAAGGTAAATTTACCACAAAATCAGAAAATCATGCTGGTGAGGGCATTTTCTTTACTTCGCGGATTATGGATCTATTCATGATCGCATCAAGTGGTTTATTTTTCTCGCATGATAATTATAAAGATCTTGAGGCAAAAATTTCTGACATTGTTCCAAATTCAACACTTCTAAAAAAGGGGACAAGCGTTATGATGCAGTTATCAAAAAATTCTAATAAAGAAACAAGAACAATTTTTAATCAATTTACTACGCCAGATGAAGGCTTTTTCAGGACAGAAATAAAATTGAAAAACTTTTGTGAGCATGGATATCCTGTATCGCGTTCTCAAGCGCGTCGTATTTTTGATGGCATGAATTTATTTAAAGAAGTTACTATTGATTTTGAAGGTGTTAGTGATTTAGGGCAAGCGTTTTGTCATGAAATATTTGTTGTTTTTCAAAATAAATTCCCGGATATACAAATTAAAGCAATTAATGCAAATGAAAATGTACAAGGAATGATTTCGAGAATAATAAATACTGAAAAATTATTAAAGAAAAAAGTAAAAAATTGA
- the pduA gene encoding propanediol utilization microcompartment protein PduA, translating to MTNEALGMIETKGLVAAIEAADAMVKSANVSLMGYEKIGSGLVTVMVRGDVGAVKAAVDAGAAAADKVGQVVSVHVIPRPHGDVEKILPSL from the coding sequence ATGACAAACGAAGCTTTAGGCATGATTGAAACTAAAGGTCTGGTTGCTGCTATTGAAGCAGCAGATGCAATGGTAAAATCGGCAAATGTATCATTAATGGGCTACGAAAAAATCGGTTCTGGATTAGTAACTGTAATGGTTCGTGGTGATGTTGGAGCAGTTAAAGCTGCAGTTGATGCAGGTGCTGCAGCAGCTGACAAAGTTGGACAAGTTGTTTCAGTACACGTAATCCCAAGACCACACGGTGATGTGGAGAAAATTTTACCTAGTCTATAA
- a CDS encoding propanediol/glycerol family dehydratase medium subunit produces the protein MAINEQMLKSIIEDVLKEMTGAAPAAPAAPASAAPAAAAAGAVKLTPIGEAKQGMASDEVVIGLAPAFAESQHETIIGLPHDKVLKEIIAGIEEEGLKARVIKIYRSSDVAVCGHTAAKLSGSGIGIGLQSKGTSLIHQKDLPQLSNLELFSQAPLIDLETYRMIGKNAAKYAKGESPAPVPVRNDQMARPAYQAKAALLHIKETEHVEAGKKAVEQQVSFV, from the coding sequence ATGGCTATAAACGAACAAATGTTAAAAAGCATTATCGAAGACGTTTTAAAAGAAATGACTGGCGCTGCGCCAGCAGCACCAGCTGCACCAGCATCAGCAGCACCAGCTGCCGCTGCTGCCGGGGCTGTTAAGTTAACGCCAATCGGGGAAGCAAAACAAGGTATGGCTAGTGATGAAGTTGTGATTGGTTTAGCACCTGCTTTTGCTGAATCACAACATGAAACGATTATCGGTCTTCCACATGATAAAGTACTTAAAGAAATTATCGCCGGTATTGAAGAAGAAGGCTTAAAAGCTCGTGTTATTAAAATTTACCGAAGTTCTGATGTCGCTGTGTGCGGTCATACTGCTGCTAAACTTTCAGGATCAGGGATCGGCATTGGCTTACAGTCAAAAGGTACTTCTCTGATTCATCAAAAAGATTTACCACAATTAAGTAACTTAGAATTATTTTCTCAAGCACCATTGATCGATTTAGAAACATACCGAATGATTGGGAAAAACGCTGCTAAATATGCTAAAGGCGAAAGCCCGGCACCAGTTCCGGTAAGAAACGACCAGATGGCTCGTCCAGCTTACCAGGCAAAAGCAGCCCTATTACATATTAAAGAAACTGAACATGTTGAAGCCGGTAAAAAAGCCGTCGAACAACAAGTTTCGTTTGTATAA
- a CDS encoding type II toxin-antitoxin system HicA family toxin — protein MTVREILKILKKDGWFEIETNGSHVQLKHPTKTGKVTVPKHSGDIPIKTFNSILKQAGLK, from the coding sequence ATGACAGTACGGGAAATATTGAAGATCTTGAAAAAGGACGGTTGGTTTGAAATTGAAACCAATGGTTCACATGTTCAACTGAAACACCCAACTAAAACCGGAAAAGTCACAGTACCTAAACACTCTGGGGACATTCCAATAAAAACATTTAATAGCATCCTCAAACAGGCAGGGCTTAAATAG
- a CDS encoding diol dehydratase reactivase subunit alpha — translation MIIAGIDIGNASTETALARYVDGKPEFLCSGIVNTTGMKGTRQNIHGVFASLKQALEKAGLTVENVDLIRINEAAPVIGDVAMETITETIITESTMIGHNPSTPGGLGIGVGVTVDIREVNNCDKGESVIVVIPREVDFDDSSRIINHAVNNGIFINGAIVQRDDGVLINNRLVKKIPIVDEVSLIEKVPINMRAAIEVAAPGTVVEQLSNPYGIATVFDLTSDETKQVVPVSRALIGNRSAVVIKTPAGDVKERKIPAGQIIIQGINKRAQVNVDDGAEKIMEAIRTVAPIEDIKGEAGTNAGGMLEKVRQVMSNLTDQLPSAIKIQDLLAVDTFVPQTVKGGIAEEFSMENAVGIAAMVKADKLQMNMIAHELEAELGVKVEVGGVEADMAIRGALTTPGSNTPLAIIDMGAGSTDAAIINKAGEIKSIHLAGAGNMVTLLIASELGYDNMALAEDIKKYPLAKVESLFHIRHEDGTVQFFDKPLDPRTFARVVILTPNGMIPMPGNYSLERIRAIRREAKTKVFVVNALRSLERVSPTGNVRDIEFVTLVGGSALDFEIPQLVTDALAKYSIVSGRANIRGVEGPRNAVATGLVLAYGKCE, via the coding sequence ATGATTATTGCAGGAATAGATATTGGGAATGCCAGTACTGAAACAGCGCTGGCCCGATATGTCGATGGAAAGCCTGAATTTCTTTGTAGTGGTATTGTTAATACAACGGGAATGAAAGGAACACGCCAAAATATTCATGGAGTTTTTGCCTCTCTCAAACAAGCCCTTGAAAAAGCAGGTTTAACCGTAGAAAATGTTGATTTAATCCGAATCAATGAAGCGGCTCCGGTTATTGGAGACGTAGCGATGGAAACAATCACGGAAACAATTATTACGGAATCAACCATGATCGGTCACAATCCCTCTACACCAGGGGGATTGGGGATCGGTGTGGGTGTGACCGTAGACATAAGAGAAGTTAATAATTGTGATAAAGGCGAATCAGTTATCGTTGTTATTCCCAGAGAAGTAGATTTTGATGATTCTTCTCGGATTATTAACCATGCTGTTAATAACGGTATATTTATTAATGGAGCCATTGTCCAACGTGATGATGGCGTTTTAATTAATAATCGACTTGTCAAAAAAATACCAATTGTTGATGAAGTATCGCTGATTGAAAAGGTGCCGATCAACATGCGTGCGGCCATTGAGGTTGCCGCACCGGGGACGGTAGTAGAACAATTATCGAACCCATACGGAATTGCAACCGTCTTTGATTTAACCTCTGATGAGACAAAACAAGTGGTCCCTGTTTCACGGGCACTCATTGGAAATCGTTCAGCCGTTGTGATCAAAACTCCGGCAGGAGATGTTAAAGAAAGAAAAATTCCAGCTGGTCAAATCATTATTCAAGGGATAAACAAAAGAGCTCAAGTTAATGTCGATGATGGTGCTGAAAAAATTATGGAAGCAATACGCACCGTAGCACCGATCGAAGATATCAAAGGTGAAGCCGGTACAAATGCTGGCGGAATGCTTGAGAAGGTGCGACAGGTGATGTCAAACCTGACCGATCAACTACCAAGTGCAATTAAAATTCAGGATTTATTAGCTGTTGATACATTTGTACCACAAACGGTTAAAGGCGGGATTGCCGAAGAATTTTCGATGGAAAATGCTGTCGGAATTGCGGCCATGGTTAAAGCCGATAAATTGCAGATGAATATGATTGCGCATGAATTGGAAGCTGAACTGGGTGTAAAAGTAGAAGTTGGCGGCGTTGAAGCTGATATGGCTATTCGCGGCGCGTTGACAACACCAGGCAGCAACACACCTTTAGCTATTATTGATATGGGTGCCGGATCGACAGATGCAGCGATTATTAACAAGGCGGGTGAAATTAAGTCCATCCATTTAGCAGGGGCCGGGAATATGGTCACGTTGCTAATCGCATCGGAACTAGGATATGACAACATGGCTCTGGCGGAAGACATCAAAAAATACCCGTTAGCGAAGGTTGAAAGTTTATTCCATATTCGTCATGAAGATGGAACCGTTCAATTTTTTGATAAGCCACTTGATCCCAGAACGTTTGCACGGGTAGTCATTTTGACACCAAATGGAATGATACCCATGCCGGGTAATTATTCGCTTGAGCGTATTCGCGCAATCCGACGAGAAGCAAAAACAAAAGTATTTGTTGTAAATGCCCTGCGTTCATTAGAACGAGTTAGTCCCACCGGAAACGTACGTGATATCGAATTTGTTACATTAGTTGGCGGATCAGCACTTGATTTCGAAATTCCGCAATTAGTAACGGATGCTTTAGCTAAATATAGTATTGTTTCAGGGCGGGCTAATATTAGAGGAGTTGAGGGTCCACGTAACGCGGTAGCCACAGGTTTGGTTTTGGCTTACGGAAAGTGTGAATAA
- a CDS encoding type II toxin-antitoxin system HicB family antitoxin has translation MKKLFYPAIFIPEKDGGFSVFFPDFPGCNTGGDTIDHGF, from the coding sequence ATGAAAAAATTATTTTATCCAGCGATTTTTATTCCTGAAAAGGATGGCGGTTTTTCCGTATTCTTTCCAGACTTTCCCGGCTGCAACACCGGTGGAGATACCATAGATCATGGCTTTTGA
- a CDS encoding type II toxin-antitoxin system HicB family antitoxin, protein MRKLTYLAVLEPSADGYGVYFPDLPGCISFGKDIEEAQQMARKALELHIYGMEKDGDPLPAPSKSLTKEEVEDGIMTAVTVLPDLVKNEMENRRVKTNVTIPAWLKEAAESNHVNYSKLLEAALIDYLDVKRQVLR, encoded by the coding sequence ATGCGTAAACTAACTTATTTAGCGGTATTGGAGCCATCAGCCGACGGTTATGGCGTTTATTTTCCAGATCTGCCCGGCTGTATCAGCTTTGGTAAAGATATTGAAGAGGCTCAACAAATGGCAAGGAAAGCCCTGGAGCTTCATATCTATGGGATGGAAAAAGATGGTGATCCTCTTCCAGCACCATCAAAATCCCTAACAAAAGAAGAGGTTGAGGACGGGATCATGACCGCCGTTACTGTTTTGCCTGACCTGGTAAAAAATGAAATGGAAAACCGACGTGTTAAAACTAATGTGACTATTCCAGCATGGCTTAAAGAAGCCGCTGAATCCAACCATGTCAATTATTCAAAGCTATTGGAAGCAGCCTTAATTGATTACTTGGATGTAAAAAGGCAAGTTTTAAGATGA
- a CDS encoding sensor histidine kinase, protein MRVLLKITDIIDVEVLQRIQDSFSDATGLAAVTVDYKGNPITEYSNFSEYCNCVRKDSNNRDCCYQSDAHGGIESARSGKPSIYICHGGLVDLAVPIMVKGNYLGAIMAGQVKIDEAEMKRLPFGTSHELIDFSKNPEIKELYDKTLKTTLTQVRAAADLLYTIANYLVEKQMIHIIQEELHNKNLELMEEVKLRSEVEASLKEADLKALQAQINPHFLFNVLNTIGRLALLEGADKTQEMIYAFSDMMRYTLKKEKNNVVTLKEEMEHVQNYLSIQKMRLGNRLNYLVEVDEMAEDILCPFMTVQPFVENAIIHAIEPNAKGGEVRITAEILKEIVILKIADDGKGIPNDRIHKILDGTYEADGREKNTGIGINNANKRLMYYYGVDYGVEIKSELEKGTEITIKIPRKSLAGRGL, encoded by the coding sequence ATGAGAGTCTTATTAAAGATTACTGACATTATTGACGTCGAGGTGCTACAAAGAATACAGGATTCTTTTTCAGATGCCACCGGTCTTGCTGCGGTTACGGTTGATTACAAAGGTAATCCAATTACTGAATACAGCAATTTTTCGGAATACTGTAATTGTGTCAGAAAAGATAGCAACAATCGGGATTGTTGTTATCAATCAGATGCCCATGGTGGGATTGAGTCGGCAAGATCCGGTAAACCATCGATTTATATTTGTCATGGAGGATTGGTTGACCTGGCGGTTCCAATCATGGTCAAAGGTAATTATCTGGGAGCTATTATGGCGGGCCAGGTAAAAATCGATGAAGCAGAAATGAAGCGCTTACCTTTTGGAACAAGCCACGAGCTGATTGATTTTTCTAAAAACCCTGAAATCAAAGAGTTGTATGATAAAACGCTGAAAACAACATTGACCCAGGTACGAGCCGCAGCGGATCTTTTATACACTATTGCCAATTATCTCGTTGAAAAACAGATGATTCATATTATCCAAGAAGAATTGCATAATAAAAATCTTGAATTGATGGAAGAAGTTAAACTGCGAAGTGAAGTTGAAGCATCACTTAAAGAAGCTGACTTAAAGGCTCTTCAAGCACAGATTAACCCGCATTTTTTGTTTAATGTGTTAAATACGATTGGGCGTTTGGCACTTTTAGAAGGGGCCGATAAAACCCAGGAAATGATTTATGCGTTTTCGGATATGATGCGGTATACATTAAAAAAAGAAAAAAATAATGTCGTTACGTTAAAAGAAGAAATGGAACATGTGCAAAATTATCTATCGATCCAAAAAATGCGGCTGGGCAATCGCCTAAACTATTTGGTGGAAGTGGACGAAATGGCTGAAGACATATTATGTCCATTTATGACGGTCCAACCTTTTGTCGAAAATGCTATTATTCATGCCATTGAACCAAATGCAAAAGGTGGTGAAGTCAGAATAACCGCGGAGATTTTAAAAGAGATAGTGATATTGAAAATTGCCGATGATGGTAAAGGAATTCCTAATGATCGTATCCATAAAATATTAGATGGTACTTATGAAGCGGATGGAAGGGAAAAAAATACGGGGATTGGAATAAATAACGCAAATAAGCGGCTTATGTATTATTACGGCGTTGATTATGGGGTTGAAATAAAAAGCGAACTAGAAAAAGGTACGGAAATAACTATTAAGATACCTCGTAAATCTCTAGCCGGGAGGGGATTATAA
- a CDS encoding helix-turn-helix domain-containing protein, whose protein sequence is MITYKKMFHLLVDREMKDVDLRKKANISAPTMTKLRNDKIVQTDTIDKLCKALQCQPGDIMEYLEEEN, encoded by the coding sequence ATGATAACTTACAAGAAAATGTTTCACTTGTTGGTGGATAGGGAAATGAAAGACGTTGACCTTAGAAAAAAGGCCAACATATCAGCCCCTACAATGACTAAACTCAGAAATGATAAGATTGTTCAAACTGATACGATTGATAAACTTTGCAAGGCCCTGCAATGCCAGCCCGGCGATATCATGGAATACCTGGAAGAGGAGAATTAG
- a CDS encoding propanediol/glycerol family dehydratase large subunit, whose product MKSKRFEALAARPIKKDGFVKEWPEVGLIAMNSPGDPVPSLIVENGVVVELDGKKRAEFDMLDTFIANYAIRLDKAQEYMAMDSLKIANMLVDINVPRDVVVDITTSITPAKITEVLGHMTVLEMMMAQSKMRARLMPSNQCHVTNVKDNMVQIAADAAEAAIRGFDEMETTVGIGRYAPFNALAIMVGANVGRPGILTQCAVEEATELDLGMKGYTAYAETISVYGTEPVFMDGDDTPYSKAFLASSYASRGLKMRFTSGSGSEVQMGYAEGKSMLYLEARCLYITKGAGVQGSQNGSVSCIGVPAGVPGGIREVLAENLLAACLDLECASSNDQTFTHSDLRRVARSLMQMVPGTDYICSGYSATPNYDNMFAGSNWDADDYDDWNVIQRDLKIDAGLQPADEDTVVTARAKGARAMQILFKELGLTEITDAEVEAATYARGSQDMPDRDVVADLKSVEDLMGRGATAVDFIKALDRGGMRDVAESIFNIQLQKCAGDYLHTASKLSSSWECISAVNYPNTYHGVKTGYVISDERWAQIQDIPWAIDPASI is encoded by the coding sequence ATGAAGTCAAAAAGATTTGAAGCTTTAGCAGCTCGTCCAATTAAAAAGGATGGTTTCGTTAAAGAATGGCCAGAAGTAGGTCTAATTGCAATGAACAGCCCTGGGGACCCGGTTCCTAGTTTGATCGTTGAAAATGGTGTTGTAGTCGAATTAGATGGTAAAAAACGAGCTGAATTTGATATGCTTGATACATTTATCGCTAACTACGCAATTCGTTTAGATAAAGCCCAAGAATATATGGCAATGGATTCGTTAAAAATTGCCAATATGCTTGTTGATATTAATGTACCAAGAGATGTTGTTGTCGATATTACGACATCAATCACTCCGGCTAAAATTACCGAAGTACTTGGTCATATGACAGTATTAGAAATGATGATGGCTCAAAGTAAAATGCGAGCTCGTTTAATGCCTTCTAACCAATGTCACGTTACTAACGTAAAAGATAACATGGTTCAAATCGCTGCTGATGCTGCAGAAGCTGCAATCCGTGGATTTGATGAAATGGAAACAACCGTAGGTATTGGCCGTTATGCACCATTTAACGCACTTGCTATCATGGTCGGCGCAAATGTTGGCCGCCCCGGGATCTTAACCCAATGTGCGGTTGAAGAAGCGACCGAACTTGACCTTGGTATGAAAGGTTACACCGCTTATGCTGAAACTATTTCGGTATATGGTACCGAACCAGTTTTCATGGATGGTGATGATACACCTTACTCAAAAGCTTTCTTAGCTTCAAGCTACGCTTCCCGTGGTTTGAAAATGCGTTTTACATCTGGTTCCGGATCAGAAGTACAAATGGGTTATGCTGAAGGTAAATCAATGCTTTATCTTGAAGCTCGATGCTTATACATCACAAAGGGTGCCGGCGTACAAGGAAGCCAAAATGGTTCTGTTTCTTGTATTGGTGTTCCAGCTGGTGTACCAGGTGGTATCCGCGAAGTATTAGCTGAAAACTTATTGGCAGCATGCCTCGATTTAGAGTGTGCTTCTTCTAATGACCAGACCTTCACTCACTCTGACTTACGACGAGTTGCTCGTTCATTAATGCAAATGGTACCAGGAACTGACTACATCTGTTCTGGTTACTCTGCTACACCTAATTACGATAATATGTTTGCAGGCTCTAACTGGGATGCTGATGATTATGATGATTGGAATGTTATCCAACGTGACTTGAAAATCGATGCTGGTCTACAACCTGCCGATGAAGACACGGTTGTAACTGCTCGTGCTAAAGGTGCTCGTGCAATGCAGATCTTATTTAAAGAACTGGGCTTAACAGAAATCACTGACGCTGAAGTTGAAGCAGCAACATATGCTCGCGGATCTCAGGATATGCCTGACCGTGATGTTGTCGCTGACTTAAAATCTGTAGAAGATTTAATGGGTCGTGGCGCAACTGCAGTTGACTTTATTAAAGCATTAGATCGTGGTGGCATGAGAGATGTTGCAGAATCGATCTTTAATATTCAGTTACAGAAATGTGCTGGGGATTACTTACACACTGCTTCTAAATTAAGCTCTTCATGGGAATGTATTTCAGCAGTAAATTATCCAAATACTTATCATGGAGTAAAAACTGGTTATGTAATCAGTGATGAAAGATGGGCACAAATCCAGGATATTCCATGGGCTATTGACCCAGCAAGCATATAG
- a CDS encoding response regulator transcription factor, with product MYKLFIVEDEHLEIEAIKLILSQHGENIEVVGEASSGLVAIEEIRRLNPDIILLDINIPEINGIDVLKMVKKEDHEKKVILITAFNEFDFAHQAIKARVDDFLLKPIRPQQLMDSINQSIASLKNNAKERFDEKMNEVIFAIIQKKYSDARAALISYLDMIYDYHTFDIMSVQAEIRHFMEELNIVTQDMCGYELNSPLCSHTNMQFVNGYKNRYDLKIEIMKTIDKVFDRMLDNKETRKNNIEDILNYIDRNCYKDISLDQVGEYANMSSYYLSKIFKKETGVNFVTYLTERKIEIAKDMLANTDVPIINIALDLSYHEPNYFSKVFKKSTGMTPTEYRKERRGIALEEEQTGNNHVSDEKYQEKQREVS from the coding sequence ATGTACAAATTGTTTATTGTTGAAGACGAGCATTTAGAAATTGAAGCGATTAAACTGATTTTGAGCCAGCATGGCGAAAATATCGAAGTTGTGGGTGAAGCATCTTCTGGTTTAGTAGCGATTGAGGAAATTCGTCGACTGAATCCGGATATCATTCTTTTGGATATCAATATTCCAGAGATTAATGGGATTGATGTTCTAAAGATGGTGAAAAAGGAAGATCATGAAAAAAAGGTTATTTTAATTACCGCATTTAATGAATTCGATTTTGCTCATCAGGCGATTAAAGCACGAGTCGATGATTTTCTTTTGAAACCAATTAGACCTCAACAACTGATGGATTCAATCAATCAAAGCATTGCTTCATTAAAGAACAATGCCAAAGAACGGTTTGATGAAAAAATGAATGAGGTAATTTTTGCAATTATTCAGAAAAAATATAGTGATGCCAGAGCGGCTTTGATTAGCTATTTAGATATGATTTATGACTATCATACATTCGATATCATGTCAGTCCAAGCAGAAATCAGACATTTTATGGAAGAACTAAATATTGTAACTCAGGATATGTGCGGTTACGAGTTAAATAGCCCTTTATGTTCACATACGAATATGCAATTTGTTAATGGTTATAAAAATCGCTATGATTTAAAAATTGAGATTATGAAAACAATTGACAAGGTTTTTGATCGGATGCTTGACAATAAAGAAACGCGAAAAAATAATATTGAAGACATTCTTAATTATATTGACCGCAACTGTTATAAAGATATTTCACTTGATCAGGTTGGTGAATATGCAAATATGAGCTCATATTACCTGAGTAAGATTTTCAAAAAGGAAACCGGTGTAAATTTTGTAACTTATTTGACTGAGCGTAAAATTGAAATTGCCAAGGATATGTTGGCCAATACCGATGTACCAATCATTAACATTGCTTTAGATCTTTCTTATCATGAACCAAATTATTTCAGCAAGGTATTTAAGAAGAGTACCGGGATGACCCCGACCGAATATCGAAAAGAGCGTCGTGGGATTGCGTTGGAAGAAGAACAGACCGGAAACAACCACGTCAGCGATGAAAAATATCAGGAAAAACAGCGTGAAGTTTCTTAG
- the pduB gene encoding propanediol utilization microcompartment protein PduB has protein sequence MKDDLMNKLMEEVMKKMSEVEETGSVAAATGVCGLTEFVGTAVGNSIGFVIANVDRSLHEAMKIDPKYRSIGILSARTGAGPQIFAADEAVKATNCEVVSCELARDTEGGAGHGSLIIFGAEDVSDAKRAVEVALNDLNRTFGDVYGNASGHLEFQYTARASFACNMALGAPIGKAFAIIVGAPAGIGVLMSDAALKAANVELIGYASPDNGGTKYSNESMIFISGDAGAVRQAVYAAREVGKQALEALGGPCPSTTTPYI, from the coding sequence ATGAAAGATGATTTAATGAACAAGTTGATGGAAGAAGTTATGAAAAAAATGAGTGAAGTTGAAGAAACTGGCTCAGTAGCCGCGGCAACCGGTGTATGCGGACTGACCGAATTTGTAGGAACAGCTGTTGGTAACAGTATTGGTTTTGTTATTGCAAACGTGGACAGATCTTTACATGAAGCAATGAAAATTGATCCTAAATACAGATCAATCGGTATTCTTTCCGCTCGAACAGGTGCAGGTCCTCAGATTTTCGCAGCTGATGAAGCCGTAAAAGCGACTAATTGCGAAGTAGTTTCTTGTGAACTGGCAAGAGATACTGAAGGTGGCGCAGGTCATGGTTCTTTAATTATCTTTGGTGCAGAAGATGTATCTGATGCAAAACGAGCTGTTGAAGTTGCTCTTAACGACTTAAACAGAACCTTCGGAGATGTATATGGAAACGCATCTGGTCATTTGGAATTCCAATATACGGCCCGTGCAAGTTTTGCTTGTAACATGGCTTTAGGTGCTCCAATCGGAAAAGCTTTCGCAATCATTGTTGGTGCTCCAGCCGGTATTGGTGTATTGATGTCTGATGCTGCTTTAAAAGCTGCTAATGTAGAACTTATTGGTTATGCTTCACCTGATAATGGTGGTACTAAATACTCGAATGAATCAATGATCTTCATTTCTGGAGACGCTGGTGCAGTTCGTCAAGCCGTTTATGCTGCTAGAGAAGTTGGAAAACAAGCTTTAGAAGCTCTTGGCGGTCCTTGCCCATCTACTACAACTCCTTATATTTAA